A genome region from Fervidobacterium changbaicum includes the following:
- the rnc gene encoding ribonuclease III, with translation MRERERRILGELQEKLGYHFKDPMLLFNALCHSSYAYEVNQLGRNIKNNERLEFLGDAVVELVVCDILYNKYPEATEGEMAKTKGAVASEEVLTEIASQYELGKYIFLGKGEEKTGGRTRSSIVADTFEAVCAAIYLDAGLAKVKEIFGGKFEKAIEVFLTGQRIFDYKTALQEITQEKYRELPEYRTVKQDENGRFVVDLYLQGQRVSTGTGASKKDAEKDAAKKAYEILTSNQEDKKNGD, from the coding sequence ATACGAGAACGAGAAAGAAGAATACTGGGAGAACTTCAAGAAAAACTCGGATATCATTTCAAAGATCCAATGCTCTTGTTCAATGCCCTCTGCCATTCCAGTTACGCCTACGAAGTGAACCAACTCGGGAGGAATATAAAGAACAACGAAAGGTTGGAATTTCTAGGAGATGCTGTAGTAGAATTGGTCGTCTGTGATATACTATATAACAAATACCCAGAAGCAACAGAGGGAGAAATGGCAAAGACTAAGGGAGCCGTTGCCAGCGAAGAAGTTCTTACCGAGATAGCCAGCCAGTATGAACTCGGTAAGTACATCTTCCTTGGCAAAGGCGAAGAGAAAACTGGCGGTCGAACAAGGAGTAGTATAGTAGCTGACACTTTTGAAGCGGTCTGTGCAGCTATCTATCTTGATGCTGGATTGGCAAAAGTAAAGGAGATTTTCGGTGGAAAGTTTGAAAAAGCCATTGAAGTCTTTCTGACAGGGCAAAGGATTTTTGATTATAAGACCGCTCTGCAAGAGATTACACAGGAAAAGTACAGAGAGTTACCTGAGTACAGAACTGTTAAACAGGATGAAAATGGAAGATTCGTAGTCGATCTGTATCTGCAAGGTCAAAGGGTTTCAACGGGCACAGGTGCATCAAAGAAGGATGCGGAAAAGGATGCAGCAAAAAAGGCCTATGAAATACTGACTTCTAATCAAGAAGACAAGAAGAATGGTGATTAA
- the xerA gene encoding site-specific tyrosine recombinase/integron integrase, with protein sequence MKTFEDYLRHVRRSSENTVKAYMKDIKRFFEYLGKSPKEVERTDVEKFVKALSKGDITGETVTESTVSRYISSLRTFFDYLELIGVVEENPMERVRHPRLRKKIPSFLTLEEVKALLSVYDEERKLKYKAIVSLLYFCGLRVSELCNLRVEDVSFYPPYVKVIMGKGNKDRLVPISENVVPLLERYVEKYKPKIYFFENKGQPLHPSTVFRIVKRAALRAGITKRIHPHTLRHTFATHLVMNNVNVKIVQELLGHANLSTTSIYLHVADKEKFDAVKKLVI encoded by the coding sequence CTGAAAACTTTTGAAGATTACCTAAGACATGTGAGACGAAGTTCAGAAAATACAGTAAAGGCTTATATGAAGGATATTAAAAGGTTCTTCGAATACCTTGGAAAGTCCCCAAAGGAAGTTGAACGTACAGATGTTGAAAAATTCGTAAAAGCACTCTCAAAGGGTGATATAACTGGGGAAACGGTAACTGAGTCGACGGTCTCGCGGTATATCTCTTCGCTTAGAACGTTTTTCGATTACCTCGAACTGATAGGCGTCGTTGAAGAAAATCCAATGGAACGGGTTAGACATCCAAGGCTGAGGAAGAAGATACCGAGCTTTTTGACACTCGAGGAAGTTAAAGCTTTACTTTCTGTTTACGATGAAGAACGAAAGCTTAAGTATAAAGCCATAGTTTCACTTTTGTATTTCTGCGGGCTTCGAGTCAGTGAGCTTTGCAATTTGCGTGTCGAGGATGTTTCGTTCTACCCACCGTACGTCAAAGTTATAATGGGTAAGGGGAACAAAGACAGGTTGGTTCCTATAAGCGAAAATGTCGTCCCATTGTTGGAAAGATATGTAGAAAAGTACAAGCCGAAGATCTATTTCTTCGAAAATAAAGGTCAACCGTTACACCCTTCGACGGTCTTTAGAATTGTCAAGAGAGCAGCGTTGCGTGCTGGAATAACAAAGCGTATCCATCCGCACACGTTGAGACATACCTTTGCAACACACTTAGTTATGAACAACGTAAACGTCAAGATTGTCCAGGAATTGCTGGGACACGCAAATTTGAGTACTACAAGCATATATCTGCACGTTGCTGACAAAGAAAAGTTCGATGCGGTGAAAAAATTAGTTATTTAA
- a CDS encoding RelA/SpoT family protein produces MRANTTRVNVTGAIREYDRENFISEIESLLGRQLGDEEKDVVLHAFDMAEVAYRGLYRKSGEPFITHPIEVAKIIASLKLDIDSIVAALLHDAIEDSEGRVTYEMIEKAFGADIAKIVDGVTKVSRINAPVGNVEQKKKLETIQKMLFAMAEDIRVIFVKLADRLHNMRTIDFVEDEEKKRYKAMETLEVYAPIAHKLGINVIKSELEDLSFKVLHYDEYQKIKQLVSQKKVEREERLKKYIQQLQTSFQEHNIDAIVEGRYKHYYSIWKKMIQKGKDFNELYDLMGLRAIVPDVTTCYTAVGVVHNLWVPLPGRFKDYIAAPKSNGYRSIHTTVITQFGEPLEIQIRDKQMHEEAEYGLIAHWAYKSGEAIVDIKQKWILRLAEWRKELAQGYASIEDLKKELQMSEVFVLTPKGEIIHLPYGATPIDFAYAIHTEVGHHYAGAKVNGKIVPIDYQLNNGDVVEIIVNKSSPGPSLDWLRYAKSPRTKAKIKRFFKEKEREQLIERGKDVLRRVAKKMNISIEDLLNKPEIKKYISAHQIDEEEFIIRLGDKTITQEELLLIVGFKEPPKKKVAKAKKKSTGSLVIVDGLATLETLFAKCCNPIPGDKIVGVSSKRGIVIHRSNCPNVASLGPDRKFPAIWRSDITAQFGVLVKLELDKKERVPELLSKTMEKKIEVRNFKFESVEDDFVIISLSVTVKSLEELEDIMEYFKSSPGVRKVVRG; encoded by the coding sequence ATGAGAGCCAACACAACAAGGGTTAATGTTACAGGAGCTATTCGTGAATACGACAGGGAAAATTTCATATCTGAGATAGAATCACTCCTTGGAAGGCAACTTGGAGACGAGGAGAAAGATGTGGTTTTGCACGCTTTCGACATGGCGGAAGTTGCTTATCGCGGACTGTACAGAAAGTCTGGAGAACCTTTTATAACCCATCCTATAGAAGTCGCAAAGATAATCGCTTCTTTGAAACTCGATATAGATAGCATAGTGGCTGCGTTGTTGCACGATGCAATTGAAGATAGCGAAGGCCGAGTGACTTACGAGATGATAGAAAAGGCATTCGGGGCAGACATCGCCAAGATAGTAGACGGTGTCACAAAGGTCAGCAGGATAAACGCACCTGTTGGGAATGTTGAGCAGAAGAAAAAGCTTGAGACCATTCAAAAGATGCTATTTGCCATGGCAGAGGACATAAGGGTGATATTTGTTAAACTCGCTGATAGGCTCCACAATATGCGCACAATCGATTTTGTGGAAGATGAGGAAAAGAAAAGATATAAGGCAATGGAAACGCTGGAAGTCTACGCTCCCATAGCACACAAACTTGGTATAAATGTCATTAAGTCCGAGTTGGAGGATTTGAGCTTTAAAGTGCTGCACTACGATGAATACCAGAAGATAAAGCAACTCGTCTCTCAAAAGAAGGTCGAACGAGAAGAAAGGTTAAAGAAATACATTCAACAACTCCAGACATCGTTCCAAGAGCACAACATAGATGCAATAGTTGAAGGAAGGTATAAACATTACTACAGCATATGGAAAAAGATGATTCAAAAAGGTAAAGATTTCAACGAACTGTACGACCTCATGGGTTTGCGAGCGATTGTCCCCGATGTCACAACGTGCTACACCGCTGTTGGCGTGGTCCATAACCTTTGGGTGCCATTACCAGGAAGGTTTAAGGACTACATCGCTGCGCCGAAATCAAATGGCTATAGATCAATTCATACGACGGTTATCACCCAATTTGGCGAACCTTTGGAAATCCAAATCCGTGACAAGCAGATGCACGAAGAGGCTGAATACGGTCTTATCGCACACTGGGCTTACAAAAGCGGAGAAGCGATTGTAGATATAAAACAAAAGTGGATCTTAAGGCTTGCGGAATGGCGTAAGGAACTCGCCCAAGGCTATGCGAGTATAGAAGATTTGAAAAAGGAATTACAGATGTCAGAAGTGTTCGTTTTAACTCCCAAAGGGGAAATCATCCACTTGCCTTACGGTGCTACTCCTATAGACTTCGCCTACGCCATACACACAGAAGTAGGCCACCACTATGCGGGCGCCAAGGTGAATGGGAAAATCGTGCCCATTGACTATCAGTTAAACAACGGAGATGTGGTAGAAATTATAGTCAACAAATCTTCGCCGGGCCCGAGCCTCGATTGGCTCCGGTATGCGAAAAGCCCCAGAACAAAGGCAAAGATCAAAAGGTTCTTCAAAGAAAAGGAAAGAGAGCAACTCATTGAGAGAGGAAAAGACGTTCTTCGCAGAGTTGCGAAGAAGATGAACATCTCTATCGAGGACCTGCTAAATAAACCGGAGATTAAGAAATACATAAGTGCTCACCAAATCGATGAAGAAGAGTTCATAATTCGACTCGGAGACAAAACGATAACACAGGAAGAACTGCTCTTGATAGTCGGTTTCAAAGAACCTCCGAAAAAGAAGGTAGCAAAGGCAAAGAAAAAGAGTACAGGCTCTCTTGTCATAGTGGATGGCCTTGCAACACTTGAAACTCTGTTTGCAAAATGTTGTAACCCGATTCCGGGGGATAAGATCGTCGGAGTTTCCAGTAAGAGGGGAATTGTGATCCATAGATCGAATTGTCCGAACGTTGCTTCCCTTGGACCGGATAGGAAGTTCCCAGCCATTTGGCGCTCGGATATAACCGCTCAGTTCGGCGTTTTGGTGAAGCTGGAACTCGATAAGAAGGAACGTGTTCCAGAGTTACTTTCAAAAACAATGGAAAAGAAAATTGAAGTCAGAAATTTCAAATTCGAATCCGTAGAAGACGATTTTGTGATTATATCGCTCAGTGTTACAGTTAAATCTCTTGAGGAACTGGAGGATATAATGGAATACTTCAAATCATCCCCGGGAGTTAGAAAGGTGGTTCGCGGATAA
- the dtd gene encoding D-aminoacyl-tRNA deacylase produces MRAVVQRVSKASVTVENEVVGKISTGVTVLLGVGKDDTEEDAKYLAEKIVNLRIFDDENGKMNLSLLDVKGEALIVSQFTLYGDCRRGRRPSYSDSASPDLAKALYEKFIELVKSYGVHVETGIFAAHMLVEIQNDGPVTLLLDSKKVF; encoded by the coding sequence ATGCGTGCGGTTGTTCAAAGAGTATCAAAGGCAAGTGTTACTGTGGAAAACGAAGTCGTCGGGAAGATTTCGACCGGTGTTACCGTTTTGCTCGGAGTTGGGAAAGACGACACCGAGGAGGATGCGAAGTACTTAGCTGAAAAAATCGTCAATCTAAGGATCTTCGATGATGAAAATGGGAAGATGAACCTCTCTCTGCTCGATGTGAAAGGGGAAGCTTTGATTGTATCACAGTTCACACTTTACGGTGACTGCCGAAGGGGTCGAAGACCTTCGTATTCCGATAGTGCATCTCCCGATCTGGCTAAAGCCCTTTATGAAAAATTCATAGAACTGGTGAAAAGCTATGGTGTCCATGTGGAAACCGGTATTTTCGCTGCCCACATGCTTGTTGAAATACAAAACGACGGACCAGTCACGTTGTTACTCGACTCAAAGAAGGTATTTTGA
- a CDS encoding epoxyqueuosine reductase QueH → MTERAIETESEFIVQNDVKGCHLLHVCCAPDLVISYLSGARGDIFFYNPNIHPKSEYEKRYSEVFKVAALFQMNVIQVPYDPERFFKLTKGLEKEPEGSLRCEICIRMRLEKTMEYAKQHGYKSVSTTLTSSPKKSVEMINRIGKELEKQHGIEFLPNVYRKSPLYNDAQKLVRKLGIYRQNYCGCIYSIRHSDGETAWKITKSEVEV, encoded by the coding sequence ATGACTGAAAGAGCAATTGAAACAGAGAGTGAATTTATCGTTCAAAATGATGTAAAAGGTTGCCATTTACTCCACGTGTGCTGCGCACCTGATTTGGTTATTTCATATTTGTCAGGTGCCCGTGGTGATATTTTCTTTTACAATCCGAATATCCATCCAAAAAGCGAATACGAAAAGCGGTATAGCGAAGTTTTCAAAGTCGCTGCTTTATTTCAGATGAATGTTATCCAAGTTCCGTACGATCCTGAACGATTTTTCAAACTCACAAAAGGATTGGAAAAAGAACCCGAAGGCAGTCTAAGGTGCGAAATCTGTATAAGGATGAGACTTGAGAAAACAATGGAGTACGCAAAACAGCACGGTTACAAGAGCGTTTCAACAACACTTACATCATCACCGAAAAAATCCGTAGAGATGATTAACAGAATCGGAAAGGAGTTAGAAAAACAACACGGTATTGAATTTCTACCAAACGTATATCGAAAAAGTCCGCTCTACAACGATGCACAAAAGCTTGTACGAAAACTTGGGATTTACAGGCAAAACTACTGCGGCTGCATCTACTCAATCAGGCACTCCGACGGAGAAACCGCTTGGAAAATTACGAAAAGTGAGGTTGAGGTATGA
- a CDS encoding DUF4940 domain-containing protein: MKIYYNLEEVEEEKRKYASIAFASKVRVEYDSGGEKHAFVPVSIGDFTVLIEINDDKEVFNTLLNEYIRNSILKHFTYPEEIRELAKHFRTELKQFRILVVKYNTVEEKEFARYSLSNITFGVVSYNHVDIHLLPSNVKVRQKLGYCLSSVVQRPEEGLRQALLIARWFARGAYNELPRLALETDNIDLGKWTDLVKYVLVGDFEEKYFSGIIRKLNEFRTETYFDPFSRLETVALGIIVAKSRGGGDFEPDSYDII; the protein is encoded by the coding sequence ATGAAGATATACTACAATTTAGAAGAAGTTGAAGAAGAAAAAAGAAAGTACGCTTCCATCGCCTTTGCATCAAAGGTCAGGGTGGAATATGATTCAGGCGGTGAAAAGCACGCATTTGTGCCCGTAAGTATCGGCGACTTTACTGTTCTTATCGAAATAAATGACGATAAAGAGGTATTTAATACGTTGCTCAACGAATACATCCGCAATTCTATTTTAAAGCACTTCACTTATCCTGAGGAAATAAGAGAACTTGCTAAGCATTTTCGCACTGAATTGAAACAGTTCAGGATATTGGTCGTAAAGTACAACACCGTCGAAGAAAAGGAATTCGCAAGGTACTCTTTATCTAATATAACCTTCGGTGTTGTATCGTACAACCACGTCGATATTCATCTACTACCGAGCAATGTAAAAGTAAGGCAAAAGCTCGGATACTGTCTTTCAAGTGTAGTTCAAAGACCTGAAGAAGGTTTGAGACAAGCGCTTTTGATAGCTCGATGGTTTGCAAGAGGAGCTTATAACGAGTTGCCGAGGCTAGCACTGGAAACCGACAACATTGACCTCGGGAAGTGGACTGATTTGGTGAAGTACGTACTTGTTGGAGATTTTGAGGAAAAGTATTTTTCTGGTATAATAAGAAAGCTGAATGAGTTCAGAACTGAGACGTACTTTGACCCGTTTTCAAGACTTGAAACGGTTGCGCTTGGCATAATCGTCGCCAAGTCGAGGGGAGGAGGAGATTTTGAACCAGACAGTTACGATATCATTTAG
- a CDS encoding ATP-binding protein — MNQTVTISFRALTENIKLARVVIHTFLTFRGVFDKDIFDTELAVNEAIANIIQHTYKGEPNYIVMTMNWVEPNTLEVLLRDFGPKVDPTKVKPRNLDDIRPGGLGVYIIQRIFDVMEFRDVSEGNLLYLKRSFLIPPKKPEDGTSNDETLREY; from the coding sequence TTGAACCAGACAGTTACGATATCATTTAGAGCACTCACCGAAAACATAAAATTGGCAAGGGTTGTGATACACACGTTCCTAACATTCAGGGGCGTATTCGATAAGGACATATTTGATACAGAATTGGCCGTAAATGAGGCCATTGCTAATATAATTCAGCATACGTACAAAGGCGAACCAAACTACATTGTTATGACTATGAACTGGGTAGAGCCCAACACACTCGAAGTATTACTTCGCGATTTTGGCCCAAAAGTAGATCCCACAAAAGTCAAACCTCGGAACTTGGACGACATTAGACCCGGTGGGCTTGGGGTTTACATCATCCAGCGCATTTTTGATGTAATGGAGTTCCGCGACGTAAGCGAGGGGAATCTGCTGTATCTTAAGCGTTCCTTCCTGATTCCTCCGAAAAAACCGGAGGATGGAACATCAAATGACGAAACTTTGAGAGAATACTGA
- a CDS encoding divergent PAP2 family protein: protein MSWLIGLSKNPSFMAAFFGFLSAQFIKVIIYKDFRVFGRYGGMPSAHVATTSALAWAVGYTTGFDSSLTAIAAIFLAITTADAVGLRRNVDPNKGHTLMEAIYGFLLGWIVALLTVKFYR from the coding sequence ATGAGCTGGTTAATAGGCTTGTCAAAGAATCCATCTTTTATGGCTGCTTTTTTCGGCTTTCTATCTGCTCAGTTTATTAAGGTAATAATATACAAAGATTTTCGCGTCTTTGGTAGGTATGGTGGTATGCCAAGTGCACATGTTGCTACCACTTCAGCACTCGCATGGGCTGTAGGTTACACCACAGGATTCGACTCATCATTAACGGCTATAGCTGCAATCTTTTTAGCCATTACGACAGCAGACGCCGTTGGTCTAAGAAGGAATGTAGACCCGAATAAGGGACATACGCTTATGGAAGCTATCTATGGCTTTTTGCTTGGTTGGATTGTTGCACTGTTGACTGTCAAGTTCTATCGATGA
- a CDS encoding transglycosylase SLT domain-containing protein, translating into MIKLSVFMLLLFVFVLASIVGFGQENQSSNQIQTPEWFKNAVVKKRAGINLKTAPEFINDLWNAVYTISTKYQVPPTLIAALISVESNFANVKGGGDVVGMMQISISTAKNISKLLGLEPPKNGWDELLTNHWMNITYGTAYISYLYKKTGSFQKALEMYNNGKNKTSYAQMILKQYEYYEGLHIAELKSKQQNASPNTSDYASLSNSATQTDLFEQSLSNPAPSATETANASNTSTSSLTGALSNSNGGSTDKLPPLFGVTDNKK; encoded by the coding sequence ATGATTAAATTGAGCGTTTTCATGCTCTTGCTTTTCGTATTTGTTTTGGCAAGCATTGTTGGTTTCGGTCAGGAAAATCAATCCAGCAATCAGATTCAAACACCAGAATGGTTTAAAAACGCGGTAGTTAAAAAAAGAGCAGGTATAAATTTAAAGACTGCGCCAGAATTCATAAACGACCTGTGGAATGCGGTATATACCATAAGTACAAAGTACCAAGTTCCGCCAACATTGATAGCTGCGCTAATCTCTGTGGAAAGTAACTTCGCCAATGTAAAAGGTGGTGGAGATGTTGTTGGTATGATGCAAATTTCGATTTCCACCGCCAAAAATATATCTAAGCTACTCGGTTTGGAACCACCAAAGAACGGATGGGATGAATTACTCACAAATCACTGGATGAACATAACGTACGGCACAGCGTATATTTCCTATCTTTACAAAAAGACAGGTAGTTTCCAAAAAGCACTAGAAATGTACAACAACGGCAAGAACAAAACATCATACGCTCAAATGATACTAAAGCAGTACGAGTATTATGAAGGTCTACACATCGCGGAACTTAAAAGTAAACAGCAGAACGCTTCTCCAAATACCTCTGATTACGCTTCGCTATCAAACAGTGCTACACAAACAGACCTATTCGAACAAAGTTTGTCGAATCCAGCACCAAGTGCTACAGAAACGGCGAATGCTTCTAACACATCAACGAGTAGTTTAACGGGGGCGCTTTCTAATTCGAACGGCGGTAGTACAGATAAACTACCACCTCTTTTTGGGGTAACAGACAACAAAAAGTGA
- a CDS encoding ABC transporter ATP-binding protein → MGNEIILKAENLCFSYPNFKLKDITFSVRKGSFFGIIGPNGSGKTTLLSLIMKFQRPESGKITVNHNDVSKLSHKKIAQLIAYIAQDFNPAYDFTVEELVEMGGIARSVHFFETPVYEEELENALRTVDLLEYRKRIFSTLSGGQQRRVLIARAIYQNTPIIIADELVNHLDLGQAVKVLDYLKQLTKNGKTIIATFHDISLAAKYCDEICVMNDGKIVVMGKPQEVIRKEIIDSVYGISVHILHHPENDYPVILI, encoded by the coding sequence ATGGGCAATGAAATCATATTAAAGGCTGAAAATCTCTGTTTTTCCTACCCGAACTTCAAACTGAAAGATATAACATTTTCTGTCCGAAAAGGTAGCTTTTTCGGTATCATCGGTCCCAACGGTTCAGGAAAAACAACTTTGCTCTCCCTGATCATGAAATTTCAAAGACCAGAAAGCGGTAAGATTACTGTTAATCACAACGATGTGTCTAAACTTTCGCACAAAAAGATTGCCCAGTTAATAGCATATATTGCGCAAGATTTCAATCCAGCATACGATTTCACGGTTGAAGAACTTGTTGAAATGGGTGGCATTGCTCGTTCCGTACACTTTTTTGAAACACCAGTCTACGAAGAAGAACTCGAGAACGCACTTAGGACCGTTGATTTGCTTGAGTACAGAAAAAGAATATTTTCTACCTTAAGTGGAGGTCAACAGCGCAGGGTTTTGATCGCACGTGCGATATATCAAAACACACCTATCATTATTGCAGATGAATTGGTTAATCACCTTGATCTGGGCCAAGCTGTCAAAGTTTTGGACTACTTAAAGCAACTTACCAAAAACGGGAAGACAATAATCGCAACATTCCACGACATATCATTAGCCGCGAAATACTGCGATGAAATATGCGTTATGAACGATGGAAAAATCGTCGTCATGGGGAAACCTCAAGAAGTGATAAGGAAAGAAATCATAGACAGTGTTTACGGAATTTCCGTTCATATACTACATCATCCGGAAAATGATTATCCTGTTATTCTAATATAG
- a CDS encoding uracil-xanthine permease family protein translates to MEKDVIFGNSESANDVSFASNVTHRIDLPASKRFLLSLQHFVAMFGATVLVPLLTGLDPLVALFTAGLGTLVFHFLTGGIVPVFLGSSFAFIAPVILVKEKYGDIRYSLGGIVVAGSVYLIFSLVTKLLGTNIVKKLFPPVVTGPMIMVIGLGLSPVAVNMASSNWPIAFVVIITVIASATIFKGFFSLIPVLAGVFVGYITSILSRIVDFSPIVNASWFSIPNFTFPKFDAGAISLIAPVAFVTVMEHIGDITTNGAVVGKNFFEKPGIHRTLLGDGLATMIAGLLGGPANTTYSENTGVLAITKVYDPSILRGAALLAMLVAFLSKFGAVLQTIPTPVIGGVSLILFGMIASIGVRTLVEAKVDFSKSRNLIIAALILTLGIGGASIKIGVVELKGMALAAIVGIIANLVIPEKLEK, encoded by the coding sequence ATGGAAAAAGACGTCATTTTTGGTAATTCTGAATCGGCAAATGATGTTTCTTTTGCTTCCAACGTTACCCACCGAATTGATTTACCTGCCTCAAAGAGATTTCTGCTTTCACTTCAACATTTCGTCGCTATGTTTGGTGCCACCGTTTTAGTTCCGCTCCTTACAGGACTTGACCCGCTTGTAGCACTCTTTACCGCGGGACTTGGAACACTGGTTTTCCACTTTTTAACTGGTGGTATCGTGCCCGTCTTCTTAGGTTCAAGTTTCGCTTTCATAGCTCCTGTCATATTAGTTAAAGAAAAATACGGAGATATACGTTACTCCCTTGGCGGAATCGTAGTGGCAGGTTCTGTTTATCTAATTTTCTCATTGGTTACAAAACTGCTGGGGACAAACATAGTGAAGAAACTATTCCCCCCTGTTGTAACTGGTCCGATGATAATGGTAATTGGTCTTGGGTTGAGTCCCGTTGCAGTCAATATGGCTTCTTCGAATTGGCCTATCGCATTCGTAGTAATCATTACCGTTATCGCATCTGCAACAATCTTCAAAGGTTTCTTCTCTCTTATCCCCGTCCTCGCGGGTGTCTTTGTTGGATACATAACCTCGATCCTTTCACGTATAGTAGATTTCTCACCTATAGTAAATGCATCGTGGTTCTCAATTCCAAATTTCACCTTCCCAAAGTTTGATGCTGGAGCGATTAGCCTGATAGCACCCGTTGCATTCGTTACAGTGATGGAACATATCGGAGATATAACAACGAATGGTGCAGTTGTCGGAAAGAATTTCTTTGAAAAGCCAGGTATCCACAGAACACTTCTCGGAGATGGCTTGGCTACGATGATTGCAGGACTTCTTGGAGGACCTGCTAACACAACTTACAGTGAAAATACCGGAGTATTAGCTATCACCAAAGTGTACGACCCATCTATCTTGCGCGGTGCTGCTCTCCTTGCCATGCTCGTTGCCTTTCTGTCAAAATTCGGTGCGGTTCTCCAGACTATACCTACTCCTGTAATTGGTGGTGTAAGCTTGATCCTTTTCGGTATGATCGCATCTATTGGTGTGCGCACGCTCGTTGAGGCAAAAGTGGATTTCTCGAAATCCAGAAATCTGATCATTGCCGCACTTATCCTAACACTTGGTATAGGTGGGGCAAGCATCAAAATAGGTGTCGTTGAGCTAAAAGGTATGGCTCTTGCTGCAATCGTTGGTATTATAGCTAACCTTGTAATTCCAGAGAAATTAGAAAAATGA
- a CDS encoding 5-(carboxyamino)imidazole ribonucleotide synthase → MFGSTEKVAHSLPIKTVGIIGGGQLGKMLTLKAKEMGLRIIALDKDPSCPVSSICDELIVGSLYDKEKLLELAKKSDVVTYEIEHTDTETLKCIEQEGINILPSPALLELINDKLKQKVHLISHGIPTSKLICEVSKEETVAYKSKRNQLPQFPLVQKARKGGYDGRGVAVIRNENDLHKVLETDSFFEEFIEIEKEIAVLVARDLEGNVESYPVAEMVFDSRSNILDMLISPARIPEEISEKAKRIAFDVINSFVLSNLKAVGVFAIEMFLTKSGDILVNEIAPRVHNSGHHTIESCYTSQFEQHLRAIAGLPLGSTKQHSPAVMINLLGEPGYYGKPAIVGLEEILRTDGAYLHWYGKSTTGPFRKMGHVTIIDESLDSAIGKAKRLKDSVKIISEGSE, encoded by the coding sequence ATGTTTGGATCGACTGAGAAAGTTGCACACTCCTTACCTATCAAGACCGTTGGTATTATAGGTGGAGGACAGCTTGGAAAGATGTTAACACTGAAGGCAAAAGAGATGGGTTTAAGAATCATTGCGCTCGATAAAGATCCAAGCTGTCCGGTTTCCTCGATATGCGATGAGTTAATAGTTGGCTCACTTTACGACAAGGAGAAGTTGTTGGAACTTGCAAAGAAGTCAGATGTGGTTACATACGAAATTGAGCACACCGATACCGAGACTTTAAAATGCATCGAGCAAGAAGGAATAAACATTCTCCCATCACCTGCCCTCCTTGAACTAATAAACGATAAGCTCAAGCAAAAAGTCCATCTGATAAGTCACGGCATCCCCACATCAAAACTGATATGTGAAGTCAGTAAAGAAGAAACTGTTGCCTACAAATCAAAAAGAAATCAACTCCCACAATTCCCTTTAGTTCAAAAGGCAAGAAAGGGCGGTTACGACGGGAGAGGGGTTGCGGTAATCAGAAACGAAAATGACTTACATAAGGTCTTAGAAACCGATTCCTTCTTTGAAGAATTCATCGAAATAGAGAAGGAAATCGCCGTCTTAGTCGCTCGAGACCTTGAAGGTAACGTGGAGTCATATCCGGTGGCTGAGATGGTATTTGATAGTAGGTCGAACATCCTAGACATGCTCATTTCACCTGCTCGGATACCGGAAGAAATTTCAGAAAAGGCAAAGAGGATCGCATTTGATGTTATTAATTCTTTTGTCCTTTCCAATTTAAAAGCTGTGGGGGTTTTTGCCATCGAGATGTTCCTTACCAAGAGCGGAGATATACTTGTAAACGAAATCGCACCGAGAGTTCATAATTCCGGTCATCACACAATCGAATCGTGTTACACAAGCCAGTTTGAACAGCATCTCAGAGCCATCGCAGGCTTACCGTTGGGTTCCACAAAACAGCACTCACCTGCCGTTATGATAAACTTGCTCGGTGAACCTGGCTACTACGGTAAACCAGCCATCGTTGGGCTCGAGGAAATCTTAAGAACCGACGGAGCCTATCTGCATTGGTATGGGAAATCTACAACAGGCCCGTTTAGAAAAATGGGACATGTAACTATAATCGACGAAAGTTTAGATTCTGCAATTGGAAAAGCAAAAAGATTAAAAGATAGTGTTAAGATTATCTCAGAAGGTTCTGAATAA